Proteins encoded by one window of Microbacterium testaceum:
- a CDS encoding DUF6049 family protein, translating into MTSQPSGAPVPRRSFTRRLLATLAAGAIVAGVALPVSAASGATPSPSPSASSSPSVLIAAPSANGILRPGDALSVVVSLAAGSSAAPAGPVALSIGSAPLADDAAIDRWLSGDASGIAFQQVATGTLDATASGAQSITTLTAPGTDPALANRATGVYPVLATSGGLTASSVVVVPADAGAQTPIALVVPVTAAPLTRGLLTANELAELTAVDGGLSAQLDAVDGTAATLAVDPAIPAAIRVLGSAAPPTAVAWLQRLLALPNDRFALQFGDSDVAAQLHAGLTAPLGPTSLQNYMAAADFVQPAPAVSAVSTPEPASSTTPGQPSYPSLSTLLDIGVATPNVYWPATGTAGADTVATLGALGSADDPTHVLIPSTSVSGGGRQASARVGGVSTPVYDAEVSRALADAAGQNDSTRRGASLAATQAYLSIARTVTADQPVLAVLDRGTDRSRVSLRATLGLAATAPGYTASTLRAVASVPASDISLEAPDVDAARVDEVRNLVSDEQNVDRFASILDQPELLTGRERAELLQVTNVSWTGDAARQAVADHRAATRTTLDSVGILSSDFRLVSSSAPLRPWVRNDLPWPVTVVMSVRTNDVRLRVQDRTTIDAQASANTRVEVPVEARIANGEVSVDLQLYSPSGVPIGSPQAVDVEVRAEWENIGIVVVIALIVGFLSLGVVRTVARRRRLRAEEASSPVSDDDEPVDGIGVKDPDADGRSPAEDADDPLTDEHAPHENLSDIEQETRP; encoded by the coding sequence GTGACCTCCCAGCCTTCGGGCGCACCCGTGCCGCGGCGCTCCTTCACGCGCCGGCTCCTGGCGACCCTCGCCGCCGGGGCCATCGTCGCGGGCGTGGCACTGCCGGTCTCGGCGGCTTCCGGTGCGACGCCGAGCCCTTCGCCGTCGGCCTCGAGCTCGCCGTCCGTGCTCATCGCGGCTCCCTCGGCGAACGGCATCCTGCGTCCCGGTGACGCCCTGTCGGTCGTCGTCAGTCTCGCGGCCGGGTCATCGGCTGCGCCCGCCGGCCCCGTCGCCCTGTCGATCGGGTCCGCCCCTCTGGCCGATGACGCCGCCATCGATCGATGGCTCAGCGGTGACGCCTCCGGCATCGCCTTTCAGCAGGTCGCGACGGGAACCCTGGATGCCACCGCCTCCGGCGCCCAGTCGATCACCACCCTCACGGCACCGGGGACCGACCCGGCCCTCGCGAACCGCGCCACCGGCGTCTACCCGGTCCTCGCGACGAGCGGCGGGCTGACGGCATCGAGCGTGGTCGTCGTTCCGGCTGACGCGGGGGCGCAGACGCCGATCGCCCTCGTCGTCCCGGTCACGGCGGCCCCCCTGACGCGCGGTCTTCTCACCGCGAACGAGCTGGCCGAGTTGACCGCGGTCGACGGCGGTCTGTCCGCGCAGCTCGACGCGGTGGACGGCACCGCGGCCACCCTGGCCGTCGATCCCGCGATCCCCGCGGCCATCCGGGTGCTCGGCTCGGCCGCCCCGCCCACCGCGGTGGCGTGGCTCCAGCGACTTCTGGCCCTGCCGAATGACCGGTTCGCCCTCCAGTTCGGCGACTCCGACGTCGCCGCGCAGCTGCACGCCGGGCTCACGGCCCCGCTCGGCCCCACCTCGCTGCAGAACTACATGGCCGCGGCCGACTTCGTGCAGCCCGCCCCGGCGGTGTCCGCCGTGTCGACGCCCGAACCGGCGTCCAGCACGACGCCCGGCCAGCCCTCGTATCCGTCCCTCTCCACGCTGCTCGACATCGGGGTCGCGACCCCCAACGTGTACTGGCCCGCGACCGGAACCGCGGGAGCGGACACCGTCGCCACCCTCGGCGCGCTCGGCAGCGCCGACGACCCCACCCACGTGCTCATCCCGTCGACCAGCGTCTCCGGCGGGGGGCGGCAAGCCTCCGCCCGCGTCGGAGGGGTCTCGACGCCGGTCTACGACGCGGAGGTCTCGCGCGCCCTCGCCGACGCGGCCGGTCAGAACGACAGCACCCGTCGCGGAGCCTCGCTGGCGGCCACCCAGGCCTACCTCTCCATCGCCCGCACCGTCACCGCCGATCAGCCGGTCCTCGCCGTCCTCGACCGGGGCACCGATCGTTCGCGCGTGAGCCTGCGCGCGACCCTCGGCCTCGCCGCCACCGCGCCGGGGTACACGGCGTCGACCCTGCGCGCCGTCGCCTCGGTGCCGGCATCCGACATCTCGCTCGAGGCTCCCGACGTCGACGCGGCTCGTGTCGACGAGGTCCGCAACCTCGTGAGCGACGAACAGAACGTCGATCGGTTCGCGTCGATCCTGGATCAGCCCGAGCTGCTCACCGGACGCGAACGCGCGGAGCTCCTCCAGGTCACGAACGTGTCGTGGACGGGGGATGCCGCCCGCCAGGCCGTCGCCGACCACCGCGCCGCCACGCGCACGACGCTCGACTCCGTCGGAATCCTGTCATCCGATTTCCGTCTGGTCAGTTCGAGCGCGCCGCTGCGCCCGTGGGTGCGCAACGACCTGCCGTGGCCGGTGACCGTCGTGATGTCCGTCCGCACCAACGACGTCCGCCTACGCGTACAGGACCGCACTACGATCGATGCCCAGGCCTCGGCCAACACACGCGTCGAGGTGCCCGTCGAGGCGCGTATCGCCAACGGCGAGGTCAGCGTCGACCTGCAGCTGTACAGCCCCTCGGGCGTGCCGATCGGATCACCCCAGGCGGTCGACGTTGAGGTGCGCGCGGAGTGGGAGAACATCGGCATCGTCGTCGTCATCGCCCTCATCGTGGGCTTCTTGAGCCTCGGGGTCGTCCGCACGGTCGCGCGCCGTCGCCGGCTGCGCGCCGAGGAGGCGTCGTCCCCGGTCTCCGATGACGACGAGCCCGTGGATGGGATCGGCGTGAAGGATCCGGATGCCGACGGGCGCAGCCCCGCCGAGGACGCCGACGATCCCCTCACCGACGAGCACGCCCCCCACGAGAACCTTTCGGACATCGAGCAGGAGACACGCCCGTGA
- a CDS encoding DUF7059 domain-containing protein, giving the protein MLPEPDPQLCQALADDLRTADYTSAALRAAWGAQADDAVARGLRRPATRALGERGDALAVLGRLWGLGLPVPRGDAEAALPTLRVDGAAALGLLEISGDAVTPAVLVRPQSFADDEGEVEWWIASDLDEAALEGPLPEDHVLGVGGASQTLARLQLTRRARTALDIGTGCGIQALRLRRLVDHVVATDISERALRFTRLNAFVNGVDGIETRLGSLFEPVAGETFDRVASNPPFVITPRVAGVPAYEYRDGGIEGDSLVAAVISGVGEHLAPGAVAQSLGNWEYRWGESGLDRVREWVGSSLDAWVIEREVLDPLAYAELWVRDGGTVPGTPEYARLIDAWLDDFTARGVTGVGFGYVLLRRPLAGGPTLARYERVSGGGESAFGPHLSASLAAHDRAALLDDDGLASSVLRVAPDVTEARHHRPGEEDPSVIELRQGGGFARTLEVDPGLAALVGACDGDLAVGALIDAIAQLVEVDAEALRADLLPRVRELLVTGFLGFADD; this is encoded by the coding sequence GTGCTTCCCGAACCCGATCCCCAGCTGTGTCAGGCCCTCGCCGACGACCTCCGCACCGCGGACTACACGAGCGCCGCCCTCCGCGCCGCCTGGGGAGCCCAGGCCGACGACGCCGTCGCGAGGGGGCTCCGCCGCCCGGCCACGCGCGCGTTGGGTGAGCGCGGCGATGCGCTCGCCGTGCTGGGTCGTCTGTGGGGGCTCGGGCTGCCCGTCCCGCGCGGTGACGCCGAGGCGGCGCTGCCGACGTTGCGCGTCGACGGAGCGGCCGCGCTCGGACTCCTGGAGATCTCGGGGGATGCCGTGACCCCCGCCGTGCTCGTGAGGCCTCAGTCCTTCGCCGACGACGAGGGCGAGGTCGAGTGGTGGATCGCCAGTGACCTCGACGAAGCGGCCCTCGAGGGTCCGCTCCCCGAGGACCACGTGCTCGGCGTCGGCGGGGCCTCCCAGACCCTCGCGCGCCTGCAACTCACCCGCCGAGCGCGCACGGCCCTCGACATCGGCACGGGCTGCGGCATCCAGGCCCTCCGGCTGCGCCGGCTCGTCGACCACGTGGTCGCGACCGACATCTCCGAGCGCGCGCTGCGCTTCACCCGCCTCAACGCCTTCGTGAACGGCGTGGACGGGATCGAGACCCGCCTGGGCTCGCTGTTCGAGCCCGTCGCCGGCGAGACGTTCGACCGAGTGGCATCCAATCCCCCGTTCGTCATCACGCCGCGCGTCGCGGGGGTTCCGGCGTACGAGTACCGCGACGGCGGAATAGAGGGCGACTCCCTCGTCGCCGCGGTCATCTCGGGCGTGGGGGAACATCTCGCGCCCGGGGCGGTGGCGCAGTCGCTGGGAAACTGGGAGTACCGGTGGGGAGAGTCGGGGCTCGACCGCGTGCGCGAGTGGGTCGGCTCGTCGCTCGACGCGTGGGTGATCGAACGTGAAGTGCTCGACCCCCTCGCGTACGCCGAGCTGTGGGTGCGTGACGGCGGAACGGTCCCCGGCACACCCGAGTACGCGCGGCTCATCGACGCGTGGCTCGACGACTTCACCGCACGGGGAGTGACCGGCGTCGGGTTCGGGTACGTGCTGCTGCGGCGACCTCTCGCGGGCGGGCCGACCCTCGCGCGGTACGAACGCGTCTCGGGCGGAGGCGAATCGGCGTTCGGGCCGCACCTGTCGGCATCCCTCGCCGCCCATGACCGGGCCGCCCTGCTCGACGACGACGGACTGGCCTCGAGCGTGCTGCGCGTGGCCCCCGACGTCACCGAGGCGCGCCACCACCGACCGGGCGAGGAGGACCCCTCGGTCATCGAACTCCGACAGGGCGGCGGCTTCGCGCGCACACTCGAGGTCGACCCGGGGCTCGCGGCCCTCGTCGGCGCCTGCGACGGCGATCTGGCCGTAGGAGCGCTCATCGATGCGATCGCCCAGCTCGTGGAGGTGGATGCCGAGGCCCTGCGCGCCGACCTGTTGCCGCGGGTGCGCGAGTTGCTGGTGACCGGTTTTCTGGGCTTCGCCGACGACTGA